Proteins from a genomic interval of Pseudomonas paeninsulae:
- a CDS encoding diguanylate cyclase domain-containing protein, translated as MAQHRALLHALPEGLLLVNRDGRISMHNAAAARLLGHPAATLQGMPLPRWLPQPAKHDATPTRQHILLPADGKPQMVDVNRIPAATHGHAFVLTQATHQHDNPGEDVERFKRSQYFACIGTWDWSIDTDKLYWSEAIYAMFGFKAGEVTPSYELFCACVHPDDREQVRAGELRCIATGHNHDEEYRVIWPDGSVHWLRETGNVVKDANGQPIKMMGVVRDISEEKASVSRLKKIARHDPLTGLPNRLLLEEFLTHALARARSNATRVALVFIDLNGFKQINDEHGHAVGDQLLVSTARRLQQTLRESDMVARLGGDEFVVIIESLKLSKSLHNDAQIISENILQRLSQPISLGNASHQVGASLGIAMFPEHGPNIDSLIHIADQAMYAAKRNGNNQYCLGRVNTGESSPVWPTR; from the coding sequence TTGGCGCAACATCGCGCCTTGCTGCACGCCCTCCCCGAGGGGCTGTTACTGGTGAACCGCGACGGTCGCATCAGCATGCATAACGCTGCGGCAGCACGGCTGCTGGGCCATCCCGCCGCAACGCTGCAGGGCATGCCGCTACCGCGTTGGTTGCCACAACCCGCTAAGCACGACGCAACGCCTACTCGCCAGCACATCCTGCTGCCGGCGGATGGCAAGCCGCAGATGGTGGATGTAAATCGAATCCCTGCGGCCACTCACGGCCATGCCTTCGTCCTGACCCAGGCGACGCATCAGCACGACAATCCCGGCGAAGATGTCGAGCGTTTCAAGCGCAGTCAGTACTTCGCCTGCATTGGTACCTGGGACTGGTCGATCGATACCGACAAGCTGTATTGGTCGGAAGCCATCTACGCCATGTTCGGCTTCAAGGCCGGCGAAGTAACCCCGAGCTATGAGTTGTTCTGTGCCTGCGTCCATCCGGATGACCGCGAGCAAGTGCGGGCCGGCGAGCTGCGCTGCATTGCAACCGGCCATAACCATGACGAAGAGTATCGGGTGATCTGGCCTGACGGCAGCGTCCACTGGCTGCGCGAGACCGGCAACGTGGTCAAGGACGCCAATGGCCAACCGATCAAGATGATGGGCGTGGTACGCGACATCAGCGAAGAAAAGGCGTCGGTCAGCCGGCTGAAAAAAATCGCCCGCCACGACCCGCTGACCGGGCTACCCAACCGCTTGCTGCTGGAAGAGTTTTTAACCCATGCACTGGCGCGCGCGCGCAGCAACGCAACCCGGGTGGCCTTGGTATTTATCGACCTCAATGGTTTCAAGCAAATCAACGATGAGCACGGGCATGCCGTTGGCGATCAATTACTGGTTAGCACAGCACGGCGCTTGCAGCAGACGTTGCGCGAATCCGACATGGTGGCAAGGCTGGGCGGCGATGAATTTGTAGTGATTATCGAGAGCCTGAAACTGAGCAAGAGCCTGCACAACGATGCGCAAATAATCAGCGAGAATATTCTGCAGCGACTGTCCCAGCCGATCAGCCTCGGCAATGCCAGCCATCAGGTCGGCGCCAGTCTTGGCATTGCCATGTTTCCAGAACACGGGCCGAACATCGACAGCCTCATCCACATTGCCGACCAGGCGATGTATGCGGCCAAGCGCAACGGCAATAATCAATATTGCCTGGGCAGGGTGAATACTGGCGAATCCAGCCCTGTCTGGCCAACCCGGTAG
- a CDS encoding glycine zipper 2TM domain-containing protein: MDIFKLASTAILLSALGLGLSGCSGMTHQEKGTAAGAAVGGVAGNLLCGGVLCTGAGAVVGGVIGHEVSKDKDKK, encoded by the coding sequence ATGGACATTTTCAAACTTGCTTCCACCGCCATCCTGCTCTCCGCTTTAGGTTTAGGGCTGAGCGGCTGCTCTGGCATGACGCATCAAGAGAAGGGCACTGCCGCAGGGGCTGCCGTTGGTGGCGTGGCGGGCAACTTACTCTGTGGTGGCGTGCTCTGCACGGGTGCCGGCGCCGTGGTGGGTGGCGTGATTGGCCACGAAGTCAGCAAAGACAAGGACAAGAAGTAG
- a CDS encoding SpoIIAA family protein, translating into MFKVMRNGENRIDVEFSGKLDSAEMRVALDELIEQSEGIEHGLMLYRIGDFSLPTLGALAVELSRIPQLFRFVRRFDRMAVVAGKEWLRKASELEGALIPGLQIKAFDLTQEEQAEAWLQGE; encoded by the coding sequence ATGTTTAAGGTAATGCGCAACGGCGAGAACCGCATCGACGTCGAGTTTTCCGGCAAGCTCGACAGCGCAGAAATGCGCGTTGCACTGGATGAACTGATCGAGCAATCCGAGGGCATCGAGCACGGCCTGATGCTGTATCGAATTGGCGACTTTAGCCTGCCGACCCTGGGCGCGTTGGCCGTCGAGTTGTCGCGTATCCCGCAACTGTTCCGCTTTGTTCGGCGCTTCGACCGCATGGCCGTGGTCGCCGGCAAGGAATGGCTGAGGAAGGCCAGCGAACTCGAGGGGGCGCTGATTCCGGGTCTGCAGATCAAGGCTTTCGATCTGACTCAGGAGGAGCAAGCCGAAGCCTGGTTGCAAGGCGAGTAG
- a CDS encoding peptidoglycan-binding domain-containing protein → MYDLRSFWRYTALLGGFSLCSVFSGLALAQSGEWLHTVAEVQVAEASSSSTVLEVQRELNHRGYGAGSADGVMGARTRAAILAYQRSHGLLDDGNISSSLLTHLRASDLQPAATVSMPEATAQPVADIQ, encoded by the coding sequence ATGTACGATTTGCGCAGTTTTTGGCGATATACCGCGTTGCTGGGTGGTTTCTCCCTATGCTCGGTCTTCTCTGGCCTGGCCCTCGCGCAATCCGGCGAATGGCTGCATACCGTGGCCGAGGTGCAAGTAGCCGAAGCCTCCTCCAGCAGTACTGTGCTGGAAGTCCAGCGCGAACTGAACCATCGTGGCTACGGTGCCGGATCGGCGGATGGCGTGATGGGCGCGCGCACGCGTGCGGCCATCCTGGCCTATCAACGCTCGCATGGCCTGCTCGATGACGGCAACATCAGTTCGAGCCTGCTGACCCATCTGCGCGCCTCGGACCTCCAACCCGCGGCAACGGTCTCAATGCCTGAGGCCACGGCTCAGCCTGTCGCCGATATCCAGTAA
- a CDS encoding CAP domain-containing protein codes for MLPATAAQASETRALLTLINTYRQASPTCDGRQTEALGPLAPDDRLARVLVASEAQLQRELKRAGYQAGRVLVIALAGTTNVNAVMSALKQRYCGPLLDPQLSEVGVLRRGESWQLILAQPLLSPDLGGWQHAGQAILQQVNQARATSRSCGGQVFAAAAPLTWNVRLARSALAHSRDMAARNYFSHTSKGGSQAGGRAQHAGYRWQRIGENIAAGQGSAKQAVAGWLASPSHCPNIMNPHFTEMGAAYAVNPESDALIYWTQVFGTPR; via the coding sequence ATGCTGCCTGCCACTGCGGCGCAAGCCTCCGAGACGCGAGCCCTGCTGACGCTGATCAACACGTACCGCCAAGCGTCCCCAACCTGCGACGGCCGGCAGACCGAGGCGCTGGGTCCGCTTGCGCCGGACGACAGGTTGGCGCGGGTGCTGGTGGCTTCCGAGGCGCAATTGCAGCGCGAGCTGAAGAGGGCCGGCTATCAGGCCGGCCGGGTGCTGGTAATTGCCCTGGCGGGAACCACTAACGTCAATGCCGTGATGTCTGCGCTCAAGCAGCGCTACTGCGGCCCGTTGCTGGATCCACAACTCAGCGAGGTCGGCGTTTTGCGCAGGGGCGAGTCCTGGCAGTTGATACTCGCACAGCCTCTGCTATCCCCAGACTTGGGCGGCTGGCAACACGCGGGGCAAGCGATCCTGCAACAGGTTAATCAGGCTCGCGCCACTTCCAGGAGCTGTGGCGGTCAGGTGTTCGCGGCGGCAGCGCCGCTAACCTGGAATGTGCGACTCGCCCGCTCTGCGCTGGCGCACAGCCGCGACATGGCGGCGCGCAATTACTTCAGCCATACCAGTAAAGGCGGCAGCCAGGCTGGCGGGCGCGCCCAGCACGCCGGCTACCGCTGGCAGCGCATCGGTGAAAACATCGCCGCCGGTCAGGGCAGCGCGAAACAGGCGGTAGCCGGCTGGCTGGCCAGCCCGTCCCACTGCCCCAACATAATGAATCCGCACTTCACCGAGATGGGGGCCGCCTACGCGGTGAATCCCGAGAGCGATGCGCTCATCTACTGGACCCAGGTGTTCGGCACCCCGCGTTAG